TAGGGCTTGAACGACATCAGCTTGTAGTCGGTGCTCAGCAGCAGGTTCTGCTCCGGCGCGCGGCCGGTCAGCTCGGCGACCGCGCGGACCTCCTCGTCGGTCCACGAACCGAGCTCGTCCGGGTCGCGCTGGCCCATCGCGTTGTCGCCGGTGGGGTAGTAGTCCTGGTAGGCGGCCTTCACCGAGTCCTGCAGCGCGACCCCGATCGCGCCCTGGTTGATGGTGATCGCGCCGAGCATCCCGAGCGCGCAGGCGACCATGCTGATCTGCAGCGCGTGCCGGGCGTCGAACCTGCGCCGCAGGTAGCCGATGAGCTCCAGCAGGCCGAACACCCCGGCCACGGCCAGCACCACGTCGAGGATCACGTTCAGCCGGAACGCCAGCAGCGTGGTCTTGGCGATCAGCGCCAGCGTCGAGAGCACGAACCAGCAGTAGACCGCGATGACGATGGTGAGCATCGACGCCGCGACCTCGTTGCGGCGGCAGCGCACCAGCAGCCACACCAGACCCGCCAGGCACAGCACGCCGAAGGCGGTGCCCTGCATCATCGGCACCGGCAGGAAGGCGCCGTCCTCGGGCAGGTAGTGCAGCGCCACGCTGCGCGGGTTGTTCAGCAGGAAGCTGGTGGCCAGCAGGTAGGGCAGCCAGCCGACGAGCGCGATGACCAGGCTGACCAGCCCGATCGGCAGCAGCCGCAGGAACAGCTGCCGCACCGTCGGCCACAGCCGCTGTCCCTGGTGCACCCGGAACGCGCCGATGAGCACCGCCATCGTCACGATCATCAGCACCGCGAAGCCGAAGTGCAGGGTGTAGGTGATCGAGGCGAATCCGACGTAGACGCCGATGCACACCAGCGTCCACCGGGGAGCGTCGCCGCGTCGCCGCAGCGCGTGCCAGGCCAGCACCGCCACCGGCGCCAGCCACGCCGCCGACGGCCAGGCGTAGGGCTCTTCGACGCCGTGCAGCATCCCGGCCAGCGCGGTCGCGATCGCGGCCAGCAGCGCGATGCGGCGGCGCACCACCACGCTCCACAGCGTGAACGCCACCACGGTGCTCACCGCGACCCAGGTCAGCGCGTACGGCTTGTAGGCGGCCCAGCCCTCCCAGCCGAGGAGGTTGGCGAACCGGCCGCCCAGCCAGAACCAGCCGCCCGGGTAGTAGGGCGGGGTGTCGGCGTAGTTCATGTCGGCCAGGCCGGGCGTGCTGGCCATCCGCGTCATGTACTGCATGCGGAAGCCGTTGTCCACAGAGGACCCGCCGTAGTAGAACCTGGTGGCCTGCAGCGGGATGGCCAGTGCGAGCGTGCTGAACGCGCTCAGCGAGACCCAGGACCCGAACAGCCGCAGCCAGCGCGGCGAGCGGCGGTGGCCGAGCGCCAGCGCCAGGAACAGCACGGCCAGCACCACCCCGCTGCCCACCGCGGCGAGCGCCTCGGGGGCGAAGCTGGGTTCGCTGATGCTCAGGCGGGCGGCCGCGAACTGCAGCAGCATGCTCACCACGACGGCCACGACCGTGCCCAGCAGCAGCTCGGCGACGGTGTTGCGCAGCGGCAGGCGGACCGCTGAGTCCCGCCGCGGTTCGTCGATCGGGCTCGGTCCGGTCAACTTCATGCTCGGCAGGATTCCCGCCACTTCACGCGTCCTTCGGCGTAGCTGACATGGGGGCCCGCGCAGAATAGTTGATGTGCGCCGCGGACCCCGCCATCGGGTGATGCGGGCAGTGCGCGGCGTAGCGCTAGGGTGGCCGGAACGGCCGGTCGCCGTTGCCGGGCCGCGGGTTCAGCCGCGATCCGGTGCCCGGAGCAACCGCGGTCCGCATCGCGGTGCGACGCCACTGAGGAGGTCGGCGGGTGGCGGAGAGTCCCCACGAATTCCACGGCACTCGTGCCGTCCCGGAGCGGGTCGGGACCGAACTGGACCACCTGCTGCCCCCGCTCGCCGCCCCGCCGGTGCCGCGCGTCGTGGTGAAGGCCGACCTGCTGCCCGCGGTGAGCGCGGTGTCGTTGATCGCCCTGCTCGGGCTGCCCGCGGGCTGGGTGTGGTCCCGGCTGGCGCCGCCGCAGCAGAGCGTGCTCGGGCCGAACGGCTCGCTGACCCCGCTGCTGGTGGAGAGCTACCACGGCTTCGACGCGATCGCGGTCTTCGCGCTGCTGACCTTCGGCCTCGGGCTGCTCACGTCCTCCGTGCTCTGGTGGGTGCGCCGCCGTCGCGGCCCGGTGCTGCTGATCGCGGGTGCGCTCGGCTCGCTGGTGGCGTCCTGGCTCGGCGTGCAGATGGGCGTCTCGTTCGCCTCCGGGCTGTACCCGATGCCGCCGAACCCGCAGCTGGGCGACCTGATCACGGTGGCGCCCGAGATCGGCACGAACTGGGTCCTGCTGGCGCAACCGCTCGCGGTCGCCCTCGGCTACGGCCTCGCGGCCTCTTGGAACGGCCTGGACGACCTCGGTCGTCGCCTGCCCTGATCTCAAGCGAAAAGCGCGCCCCGGATCCGCTGAGGACCGGGGCGCGCTTTTCGCGAGCCGGACGTCAGGGCGCGGCGCGCAGCGAACCGGTCAGCTTGTTGAGGTCTTCCTGGCTCAGCGCGCCTTCGACGCCCTGGTCGGCGGTGGCCATCATGACCACCGAGCTCTGCCCGTCGCTGTTCGTCGCCACCACGCTGGTCAGCGCGGTGGCCGCGTCGCACGCGCCCGGCTTGGGCAGCGTGATGCGCGCGGTGACGCGGACAGCGGGGACGTTGCCGGGGAGCTGGATGTGCTCCGGAGCGCCGGTTTCGACGATCGGCGCGACGCCGTCGCGGCTGTGGGCGTACTGGACGAGCTTCGCCAGCGTCTCGTTGGCCACCGTGGTGTCGTCCGGGCCCTTGCGGGCGCTCACGCCCGAGGTCGCGCGGTAGCTGCCGGGATCACCGGGGCAGAACCCGATCATGTAGTCGGCGACGCCGGTCATCGTCACCGGGTCGTCCGGCGGGCCGTAGGCCTGGATGTTCTCCGGATCGGGGTCCAGCTCCCACCCGGCCAGCGGCACGTCGTAGAGCGCGGTGCGCTTGGGCACCCGCACCACCTGCCAGCCCGGGACCACCGGCTGCAGGTCCGGGTTGGCCGCGCTCGGCGGCGCGGTGGTGGCCTGGGTGGGGGTGCTCTTGGTGGTGGTCGGGCTCTGCGGCGGTGTCGGTGAGGCCTGCTGGCCGCTGGGCACCAGCAGCACGACGGCCGTGGTGACGATGGCGATCAGCGC
This portion of the Saccharopolyspora antimicrobica genome encodes:
- a CDS encoding DUF2567 domain-containing protein, whose translation is MAESPHEFHGTRAVPERVGTELDHLLPPLAAPPVPRVVVKADLLPAVSAVSLIALLGLPAGWVWSRLAPPQQSVLGPNGSLTPLLVESYHGFDAIAVFALLTFGLGLLTSSVLWWVRRRRGPVLLIAGALGSLVASWLGVQMGVSFASGLYPMPPNPQLGDLITVAPEIGTNWVLLAQPLAVALGYGLAASWNGLDDLGRRLP
- a CDS encoding arabinofuranosyltransferase; translated protein: MKLTGPSPIDEPRRDSAVRLPLRNTVAELLLGTVVAVVVSMLLQFAAARLSISEPSFAPEALAAVGSGVVLAVLFLALALGHRRSPRWLRLFGSWVSLSAFSTLALAIPLQATRFYYGGSSVDNGFRMQYMTRMASTPGLADMNYADTPPYYPGGWFWLGGRFANLLGWEGWAAYKPYALTWVAVSTVVAFTLWSVVVRRRIALLAAIATALAGMLHGVEEPYAWPSAAWLAPVAVLAWHALRRRGDAPRWTLVCIGVYVGFASITYTLHFGFAVLMIVTMAVLIGAFRVHQGQRLWPTVRQLFLRLLPIGLVSLVIALVGWLPYLLATSFLLNNPRSVALHYLPEDGAFLPVPMMQGTAFGVLCLAGLVWLLVRCRRNEVAASMLTIVIAVYCWFVLSTLALIAKTTLLAFRLNVILDVVLAVAGVFGLLELIGYLRRRFDARHALQISMVACALGMLGAITINQGAIGVALQDSVKAAYQDYYPTGDNAMGQRDPDELGSWTDEEVRAVAELTGRAPEQNLLLSTDYKLMSFKPYWGFQQETPHYANPLGDYDERAAEIHRWASARTSEEFLGMLRGSEFRTPNVFILSNPASPHSDVELPEGEEGKLVLQLKGDAFPQLPNVRDYDVYFDPAVFDSPEFVQREVGPYTVIARR